The Chiloscyllium punctatum isolate Juve2018m chromosome 30, sChiPun1.3, whole genome shotgun sequence genome includes a region encoding these proteins:
- the LOC140455240 gene encoding V-type proton ATPase subunit G 2-like, translated as MASQSQGIQQLLHAEKRAAEKVAEARKRKARRLRQAKEEAQGEIEQYRLEREKDFKHKQEAVMGSQGNLAAEVEQQTRQKIQAMQANHHRNKEKVLRQLLMLVCDIKPEIHHNYRIKM; from the exons ATGGCTAGCCAGTCACAAGGAATACAACAGCTTCTCCATGCTGAGAAACGAGCTGCAGAGAAGGTTGCTGAGGCCAGGAAAC GCAAGGCTCGGCGGCTGAGGCAAGCGAAGGAAGAAGCACAGGGTGAGATTGAACAGTATCGTCTGGAGAGGGAGAAGGACTTCAAACATAAGCAAGAAGCA GTTATGGGGTCCCAAGGTAACTTGGCAGCGGAGGTCGAGCAACAGACGCGTCAGAAGATCCAGGCAATGCAGGCCAACCATCACCGCAACAAGGAGAAAGTCCTTCGCCAACTGCTAATGCTGGTGTGTGACATCAAGCCTGAAATACACCACAATTATCGCATTAAGATGTAG